In one window of Gymnogyps californianus isolate 813 chromosome 7, ASM1813914v2, whole genome shotgun sequence DNA:
- the ZFAND2B gene encoding AN1-type zinc finger protein 2B isoform X5, with translation MGQGCAFGKSGRPPGHRRAALTSTLSARGICPLPDFLPLKCDACEQIFCTDHIAYAQHDCTSAYKKDVQVPVCPLCNTPVPVRRGEMPDVVVGEHIDRDCKSDPAQRKRKIFTNKCLKPGCKQKEMMKVICDQCHKNYCLKHRHPLDHDCSGAGRPLSKAGHAAVARAQASSSKTVTASSSGAARPADSPSSPAPARGGRAAALQTRSTSPPAVMLQNGLSEEEALQRALEMSLAESACSSAQPPSPWPVQGDPQIPALSCPGGLQ, from the exons ATGGGTCAGGGCTGTGCCTTTGGGAAGTCAGGGAGGCCCCCGGGCCACAGGCGGGCAGCACTGACCTCAACGCTCTCTGCCCGTGGCATCTGCCCGCTCCCAGACTTCCTTCCCCTGAAGTGCGACGCCTGCGAGCAGATCTTCTGCACCGACCACATTGCTTATGCCCAGCACGACTGCACCTCTGCCTACAAGAAG GATGTGCAGGTCCCCGTGTGTCCCCTCTGCAACACCCCGGTCCCCGTGAGGCGGGGGGAGATGCCCGATGTCGTGGTGGGTGAGCACATTGACCGTGACTGCAAGTCTGACCCCGCACAGCGCAAGCGCAAG ATCTTCACCAACAAGTGTTTGAAGCCTGGCTGCAAGCAGAAGGAGATGATGAAGGTGATCTGCGACCAGTGCCACAAGAATTACTGCCTCAAGCACCGGCACCCCCTGGACCATGACTGCAGCGGGGCAGGGCGTCCCCTCTCCAAAGCAGG GCATGCTGCAGTTGCGAGAGCCCAGGCATCCTCCTCCAAAACAGTCACTGCATCGAGCAGTGGAGCTGCCCGGCCAGCAGACAGCCCCtcttctccagcccctgccag aggaggcagagcagctgcGTTGCAGACTCGCAGCACCTCCCCTCCAGCTGTCATGCTGCAGAATGGGCTG AGCGAGGAAGAGGCACTGCAGCGAGCTCTGGAGATGTCCCTGGCAGAGTCAGCATGCAGCTCAGCGCAGCCACCCAG cccctggcccGTTCAGGGTGACCCTCAGATCCCTGCCCTTAGCTGTCCTGGAGGGTTGCAGTGA
- the ZFAND2B gene encoding AN1-type zinc finger protein 2B isoform X4, whose protein sequence is MEFPDLGAHCSWPACQRLDFLPLKCDACEQIFCTDHIAYAQHDCTSAYKKDVQVPVCPLCNTPVPVRRGEMPDVVVGEHIDRDCKSDPAQRKRKIFTNKCLKPGCKQKEMMKVICDQCHKNYCLKHRHPLDHDCSGAGRPLSKAGHAAVARAQASSSKTVTASSSGAARPADSPSSPAPARGGRAAALQTRSTSPPAVMLQNGLSEEEALQRALEMSLAESACSSAQPPSSTQEEEDLALAQALSASEAEYQQSQRQAHGSKPSNCSMS, encoded by the exons ATGGAGTTCCCGGACCTGGGCGCCCACTGCTCCTGGCCCGCCTGCCAGCGCCTGG ACTTCCTTCCCCTGAAGTGCGACGCCTGCGAGCAGATCTTCTGCACCGACCACATTGCTTATGCCCAGCACGACTGCACCTCTGCCTACAAGAAG GATGTGCAGGTCCCCGTGTGTCCCCTCTGCAACACCCCGGTCCCCGTGAGGCGGGGGGAGATGCCCGATGTCGTGGTGGGTGAGCACATTGACCGTGACTGCAAGTCTGACCCCGCACAGCGCAAGCGCAAG ATCTTCACCAACAAGTGTTTGAAGCCTGGCTGCAAGCAGAAGGAGATGATGAAGGTGATCTGCGACCAGTGCCACAAGAATTACTGCCTCAAGCACCGGCACCCCCTGGACCATGACTGCAGCGGGGCAGGGCGTCCCCTCTCCAAAGCAGG GCATGCTGCAGTTGCGAGAGCCCAGGCATCCTCCTCCAAAACAGTCACTGCATCGAGCAGTGGAGCTGCCCGGCCAGCAGACAGCCCCtcttctccagcccctgccag aggaggcagagcagctgcGTTGCAGACTCGCAGCACCTCCCCTCCAGCTGTCATGCTGCAGAATGGGCTG AGCGAGGAAGAGGCACTGCAGCGAGCTCTGGAGATGTCCCTGGCAGAGTCAGCATGCAGCTCAGCGCAGCCACCCAG CAgcacacaggaggaggaggatctGGCACTGGCCCAGGCGCTGTCAGCGAGCGAAGCTGAGTACCAGCAGTCGCAGCGGCAG GCACACGGTTCAAAGCCATCAAACTGCAGCATGTCATAG
- the ZFAND2B gene encoding AN1-type zinc finger protein 2B isoform X3, producing MGQGCAFGKSGRPPGHRRAALTSTLSARGICPLPDFLPLKCDACEQIFCTDHIAYAQHDCTSAYKKDVQVPVCPLCNTPVPVRRGEMPDVVVGEHIDRDCKSDPAQRKRKIFTNKCLKPGCKQKEMMKVICDQCHKNYCLKHRHPLDHDCSGAGRPLSKAGHAAVARAQASSSKTVTASSSGAARPADSPSSPAPARGGRAAALQTRSTSPPAVMLQNGLSEEEALQRALEMSLAESACSSAQPPRVLAASPSWILWSLPSPWPVQGDPQIPALSCPGGLQ from the exons ATGGGTCAGGGCTGTGCCTTTGGGAAGTCAGGGAGGCCCCCGGGCCACAGGCGGGCAGCACTGACCTCAACGCTCTCTGCCCGTGGCATCTGCCCGCTCCCAGACTTCCTTCCCCTGAAGTGCGACGCCTGCGAGCAGATCTTCTGCACCGACCACATTGCTTATGCCCAGCACGACTGCACCTCTGCCTACAAGAAG GATGTGCAGGTCCCCGTGTGTCCCCTCTGCAACACCCCGGTCCCCGTGAGGCGGGGGGAGATGCCCGATGTCGTGGTGGGTGAGCACATTGACCGTGACTGCAAGTCTGACCCCGCACAGCGCAAGCGCAAG ATCTTCACCAACAAGTGTTTGAAGCCTGGCTGCAAGCAGAAGGAGATGATGAAGGTGATCTGCGACCAGTGCCACAAGAATTACTGCCTCAAGCACCGGCACCCCCTGGACCATGACTGCAGCGGGGCAGGGCGTCCCCTCTCCAAAGCAGG GCATGCTGCAGTTGCGAGAGCCCAGGCATCCTCCTCCAAAACAGTCACTGCATCGAGCAGTGGAGCTGCCCGGCCAGCAGACAGCCCCtcttctccagcccctgccag aggaggcagagcagctgcGTTGCAGACTCGCAGCACCTCCCCTCCAGCTGTCATGCTGCAGAATGGGCTG AGCGAGGAAGAGGCACTGCAGCGAGCTCTGGAGATGTCCCTGGCAGAGTCAGCATGCAGCTCAGCGCAGCCACCCAG GGtgctggctgccagccccagctggaTCCTCTggtccctccccagcccctggcccGTTCAGGGTGACCCTCAGATCCCTGCCCTTAGCTGTCCTGGAGGGTTGCAGTGA
- the RETREG2 gene encoding reticulophagy regulator 2 gives MASGRAEEAAAAAAAAEEEEEEAAAAAAARLAAALRQRLRGWEAALAAAQRLLVWERPLHSLVTAAALGGALWLFSSTSLRPLFLLSMSLLGILLLERWKPRFLFDFSAQPSEEPGGESEGVTSGAQPHLLSVPELCHCLAESWVTFRLYLQELLQYKRQNPAKFCMSVCSGCLILAVVGHYVPGIMISYIILLSILLWPLVVYHELIQRMYTRLEPVLMKLDYSMKAETLHHKHEKKKRQGKSEPAAGDEPTAETESESEAELSGFSPVVDVKKTALALSITDSELSDEEASILESGGFSVSRATTPQLTDVSEDLDQQSLHSEPEESFSKDLAEFPSVEEYHSRDLGPQSDEDTFGVPLGPELAHAARELDSAEKEAADSDLSILRLASPLHFVNTHFNGSGQAAGGNAEPKTVPAPGLGICIDTLSEEIVTTAITTAVQNTLSALLRSSEASEGPSLSEFLPTEPEEKLSFQAQLSESEVVETETAASPEDEEEADDFELLDQGELEQMDVELGLGEEQEAQESPAAPAPPSPTLAELPKQRDEEEAVMTAASMS, from the exons ATGGCGAGCGGCCGGGCCGAggaggcagcggcggcggcggcggcggccgaggaggaggaggaggaggcggcagcggcggcggcggcgcggctggcggcggcgctgcggcagcggctgcggggctgggaggcggcgctggcggcggcgCAGCGGCTGCTGGTGTGGGAGAGGCCGCTGCACAGCCTGGTCACCGCCGCCGCGCTCGGCGGGGCCCTCTG GTTGTTTTCCTCCACCTCCCTGAGACCCCTCTTTCTCCTCAGCATGTCCCTTCTTGGCATCCTCTTGCTGGAGAGGTGGAAGCCCAGGTTCCTGTTTGATTTCTCAG CACAGCCATCGGAGGAGCCAGGAGGGGAGAG TGAGGGGGTGACTTCAGGGGCACAACCTCACCTGCTCAGTGTCCCTGAGCTGTGCCACTGTCTGGCAGAGAGCTGGGTCACCTTCAGGCTGTACCTGCAGGAACTGCTACAGTACAAGAGGCAAAATCCTGCCAAG tTCTGCATGAGTGTCTGTTCAGGCTGCCTGATTCTGGCTGTAGTTGGACACTATGTTCCAGGCATAATGATCTCCTACATCATTT TGCTCAGCATTCTGCTCTGGCCTCTGGTGGTCTACCATGAGCTGATCCAGAGGATGTACACGCGTTTGGAGCCTGTCCTGATGAAACTGGACTACAGTATGAAGGCAGAGACACTGCACCACAAGCATGAGAAGAAGA AGCGACAAGGGAAGAGTGAGCCTGCAGCAGGTGATGAGCCAACAGCAGAGACGGAGAGTGAGAGCGAGGCAGAGCTGTCAGGCTTCTCCCCAGTG GTGGATGTGAAGAAGACTGCCCTGGCACTGTCAATCACAGATTCTGAGCTCTCTGATGAGGAGGCTTCCATCCTGGAGAGTGGGGGCTTTTCTGTCTCAAGGGCTACCACCCCACAGCTGACGGACGTTTCTGAAG ACCTAGATCAGCAGAGCCTGCACAGCGAGCCGGAGGAGTCGTTTTCCAAGGACCTGGCAGAGTTTCCCTCCGTGGAAGAATATCATTCCAGAGACCTGGGACCACAGAGCGATGAAGACACGTTTGGTGTGCCTCTGGGTCCTGAGCTTGCCCACGCTGCCCGTGAGCTGGACTCAGCAGAGAAGGAGGCCGCAGACTCTGACCTCTCCATCCTTCGCCTAGCGTCTCCTCTCCATTTTGTAAATACGCACTTCAATGGGAGCGGGCAAGCGGCAGGAGGCAACGCAGAGCCAAAGACTGTCCCTGCCCCGGGCCTGGGCATCTGCATTGACACACTGAGCGAGGAGATCGTCACCACTGCCATTACCACGGCGGTGCAGAAcaccctctctgccctgctgcgGTCCTCGGAGGCCAGCGAGGGGCCCTCCCTCTCCGAGTTCCTCCCCACCGAGCCCGAAGAGAAACTGAGCTTCCAAGCACAGCTGTCAGAGAGCGAAGTGGTGGAGACAGAGACAGCAGCTTCACcggaggatgaggaggaagcAGATGACTTTGAGCTACTGGATCAGGGGGAGCTGGAGCAAATGGATGTAGAGCTGGGGCTcggagaggagcaggaggcacaAGAGTCTCCTGCCGCTCCGGCTCCCCCCTCTCCCACGCTTGCTGAGCTGCCAAAGCAAAGAGATGAGGAGGAGGCAGTGATGACAGCAGCATCTATGTCGTAG
- the ZFAND2B gene encoding AN1-type zinc finger protein 2B isoform X1, with protein sequence MGQGCAFGKSGRPPGHRRAALTSTLSARGICPLPDFLPLKCDACEQIFCTDHIAYAQHDCTSAYKKDVQVPVCPLCNTPVPVRRGEMPDVVVGEHIDRDCKSDPAQRKRKIFTNKCLKPGCKQKEMMKVICDQCHKNYCLKHRHPLDHDCSGAGRPLSKAGHAAVARAQASSSKTVTASSSGAARPADSPSSPAPARGGRAAALQTRSTSPPAVMLQNGLSEEEALQRALEMSLAESACSSAQPPSSTQEEEDLALAQALSASEAEYQQSQRQAHGSKPSNCSMS encoded by the exons ATGGGTCAGGGCTGTGCCTTTGGGAAGTCAGGGAGGCCCCCGGGCCACAGGCGGGCAGCACTGACCTCAACGCTCTCTGCCCGTGGCATCTGCCCGCTCCCAGACTTCCTTCCCCTGAAGTGCGACGCCTGCGAGCAGATCTTCTGCACCGACCACATTGCTTATGCCCAGCACGACTGCACCTCTGCCTACAAGAAG GATGTGCAGGTCCCCGTGTGTCCCCTCTGCAACACCCCGGTCCCCGTGAGGCGGGGGGAGATGCCCGATGTCGTGGTGGGTGAGCACATTGACCGTGACTGCAAGTCTGACCCCGCACAGCGCAAGCGCAAG ATCTTCACCAACAAGTGTTTGAAGCCTGGCTGCAAGCAGAAGGAGATGATGAAGGTGATCTGCGACCAGTGCCACAAGAATTACTGCCTCAAGCACCGGCACCCCCTGGACCATGACTGCAGCGGGGCAGGGCGTCCCCTCTCCAAAGCAGG GCATGCTGCAGTTGCGAGAGCCCAGGCATCCTCCTCCAAAACAGTCACTGCATCGAGCAGTGGAGCTGCCCGGCCAGCAGACAGCCCCtcttctccagcccctgccag aggaggcagagcagctgcGTTGCAGACTCGCAGCACCTCCCCTCCAGCTGTCATGCTGCAGAATGGGCTG AGCGAGGAAGAGGCACTGCAGCGAGCTCTGGAGATGTCCCTGGCAGAGTCAGCATGCAGCTCAGCGCAGCCACCCAG CAgcacacaggaggaggaggatctGGCACTGGCCCAGGCGCTGTCAGCGAGCGAAGCTGAGTACCAGCAGTCGCAGCGGCAG GCACACGGTTCAAAGCCATCAAACTGCAGCATGTCATAG
- the ZFAND2B gene encoding AN1-type zinc finger protein 2B isoform X2, whose protein sequence is MGQGCAFGKSGRPPGHRRAALTSTLSARGICPLPDFLPLKCDACEQIFCTDHIAYAQHDCTSAYKKDVQVPVCPLCNTPVPVRRGEMPDVVVGEHIDRDCKSDPAQRKRKIFTNKCLKPGCKQKEMMKVICDQCHKNYCLKHRHPLDHDCSGAGRPLSKAGHAAVARAQASSSKTVTASSSGAARPADSPSSPAPARGGRAAALQTRSTSPPAVMLQNGLSEEEALQRALEMSLAESACSSAQPPSTQEEEDLALAQALSASEAEYQQSQRQAHGSKPSNCSMS, encoded by the exons ATGGGTCAGGGCTGTGCCTTTGGGAAGTCAGGGAGGCCCCCGGGCCACAGGCGGGCAGCACTGACCTCAACGCTCTCTGCCCGTGGCATCTGCCCGCTCCCAGACTTCCTTCCCCTGAAGTGCGACGCCTGCGAGCAGATCTTCTGCACCGACCACATTGCTTATGCCCAGCACGACTGCACCTCTGCCTACAAGAAG GATGTGCAGGTCCCCGTGTGTCCCCTCTGCAACACCCCGGTCCCCGTGAGGCGGGGGGAGATGCCCGATGTCGTGGTGGGTGAGCACATTGACCGTGACTGCAAGTCTGACCCCGCACAGCGCAAGCGCAAG ATCTTCACCAACAAGTGTTTGAAGCCTGGCTGCAAGCAGAAGGAGATGATGAAGGTGATCTGCGACCAGTGCCACAAGAATTACTGCCTCAAGCACCGGCACCCCCTGGACCATGACTGCAGCGGGGCAGGGCGTCCCCTCTCCAAAGCAGG GCATGCTGCAGTTGCGAGAGCCCAGGCATCCTCCTCCAAAACAGTCACTGCATCGAGCAGTGGAGCTGCCCGGCCAGCAGACAGCCCCtcttctccagcccctgccag aggaggcagagcagctgcGTTGCAGACTCGCAGCACCTCCCCTCCAGCTGTCATGCTGCAGAATGGGCTG AGCGAGGAAGAGGCACTGCAGCGAGCTCTGGAGATGTCCCTGGCAGAGTCAGCATGCAGCTCAGCGCAGCCACCCAG cacacaggaggaggaggatctGGCACTGGCCCAGGCGCTGTCAGCGAGCGAAGCTGAGTACCAGCAGTCGCAGCGGCAG GCACACGGTTCAAAGCCATCAAACTGCAGCATGTCATAG